TTCTTCAACGAGAAGACCAAAACAATACTGGTAACTCAAACCCCCTTACTCATTTTGTATATTAAGTGAGGTATCTCTCTATGTTTCCGCCTACGCCACACGGTTTATGGTTGAACTGATCAAAGCCCTGTACACAGCTCTTTTTTCAATAAACTTGTTAAGAAACAGAATCCAACAATGGAAACGGATATGTCAAACAACAACCAACCCCATGCCCTTCTCCTGCTGGCCCACAATGAGGAGCAGATAGGCAAATTATACGAGCATTACGCAACCTGCATTACTCATCACAGAGATTTCTGGAAAAAGCATTCCACAGAAGAATTCAAACACGCAAAGTGGATACACTCACTTATCGAACTGGTAAATAAGGGTATAATTGATTGGGATACAAAAAGATTCAATGAAGCAGCCATAAGAACAATGAACTCCTATGTGATCGAACTAACAGAAAAAGCACAAAAGAGGTGCCCCACAACAGTAGAGGCAATTTCTGATGCAATGAGCATTGAAACCGCTCTCATAGAGAGGAAATTTTTCGAAGCATTTGAATCTGATAACAAACAGTTCTCTGATGTGATCTCTTCTATAAGGGAGGAAACGCAAAAACATCTCGATGAAATAAAACATCTATGGAACAATTACCACAACCGATAATTTATGTATCACAGGAAGCGGTTTTCTTTGAGCCATTTTTGTGCTATAAGTGCGCTGGCTTCCTTATCCTTGATTTCAAGCATAATGTCCGGATCAAGCTTACACTTCTCAACTACGCCCATGAAACTGGCAAAGTCATTCAGGTCAATACTCCTGATGTGAGATCCACACCTTCCGCCGGGAAGCTGTGAACTGTAATCGATCATAGGAATACCATCTTCTTTTCCCCAGGTGGAAGCTGCACCTACGAGAGCATTTTCCATGGTAACTCCCCCTCCGTTGCATAGATGGTGAAAACTGTCGAAGAGAACCGGCAGAGCAGTTTCTCTGTTTACAAACAGACAGTCATTGATATCAAAAAGCCTGTCATCATTCTCCACCACCAGTCTTTTGCGCACATGTTTTGATAATGAATTTACTACATCAATGAAACGAATCAGGGCTGCGGGTTTATCCCCATACACCCCACCGAGATGAATCTGAATTTTAGCATCAGGGGGAAGATTAAGAGAGTCAATGAATGCACAGTGATACTCAATCTCTGCAATACTTGAGTCGACGACATTTTTCTTTGTAGAATTCAGTACAACGAACTGGTCGGGATGCATTGAGATTCTCATCCCCCCAAACTTTATCAGATCACCTATATTCTCAAGCTGCTTCTCAAAAGAGCTTCTCCAATCGAAATTACAGCATGAGTGCGAAGCAAAAGGTACAATACCTGAGCCGATTCTGAAAAATTTCAGATTTTCTTTTATATTGAAATGCAGGATTTTCTCGAGGCAGTCAAGATTGTTTTGTACAGTTGTTTTCAGACGCTCCTCAGAGTAGGAAGCGAGCCTGAAAGTGGATGAAGAGCTGCACCCTACAGAATTATTTAAACAGGGATAGCCGATTTTCATAATCTGACAGTAAATCCAAGAGTTACAAAGAGTGTATTGAGCCAATTTTTTGTAAATCCATCGGATACTTCAGGATCATCCTCAACCGTGCCTTGGGCACCTCCCCCCAGGTATCTTAGATTGAGCCATACGGTTTTATCGGAAGAGACCATTACACCTCCTCTCAGGGAAGCGTCAAGAATCGCCCCCGTAATATCCTGATCACTTAAGTTCAGGTATCTAATCGGGGCATAAACTCCATCAGCTTCTGCCCCGACCCAAAAACCAGCCCCCAGATAATGATAGGCTCTTATCTTCACTGCCGGCACAAGCCCTACATCTCTGGATGCAAAAAACGGATCTCCCTGTGAGCCTCTGAATGTGATAGTGGCGTTTCGGATTTGAAGGGAAGCTCCGAGTGCAAATTGGCTTAGAGGCGTTTGAAGAAAGTCGTAAAGATAACTTACACGGTAGAAAGGGAAGTTGTAGAGTAGCTTAACAGAGCTGTTTTGGGCAAATTGTATTGTATCGACCAGCAGATCTTCATCGAGCCGCACGACAGTTTCTATGGTGAGGGGCTGATAGAGGAAAAGTAAGGTGTGACGGTCTGAAATGTGCCAGTCAAGACTAAACCTTAGGGTTGGAAAGAGTACGTCCTGTCCCCCAGCCTGCCGGTAGTCAAACAAGGTACCCTCCTCACCAAACTGAATTCTGTGGCGAAGAACAGAAATAAATCCAGTTTCAATATGAGCGGAGATGTTTTTATAATCAGCGGTTTCGGTTGGCGCTGAGAGTGGTTGGGAAAAGGAGGTGTAAGGGGTAAAAATACAGAGAAAGAATATATAAACACCTGTATAAAACATGCCCTTTTTGCAAGCCAGCCTTTCTTTCATACTGAATCTCCCATTTATAACAATGTTGATCATAAGTATAAAGTGAGCAATACAAATGCCACTGAAATAATTTCATTTACCCATGAATTATTACTCCGGCAATTATATATGCATAAGAGAGTGTTTGAGTTTCATTACTTTTTTTAAGAGTCCAGCGCTAAGAAGCGCTGTTTCAAAAAACAATTGGCCCCGGGAAAGAACCAGCGAAAGCGCTCATTCGCCAGTGATTGGGGCGGATTTGTACCCGATAGTTTTTTTTTAGGAGCTTACTGCCGTTCGCCCTGTAAAATAGATGGAGAAAATTTTTGTGCAAGTTTAATTGCCGGAGTAATAATTTGGAGATAAAATTCTCATATTGTACCAAAAAATTGTATATTAAAGCTTAACACGCACATATTAACATTCAATAAACAGGAGAACACATGGGCGTAACTGTAGGTGTAAACAATATGTCCGTGGTGCATAAAGGCAGTAATGGAAAAAGTATTGCATTTCCCGATGTCTGTATGACTCCCGCCGGCACAGCTGTTATTCCAATCCCCTATCCCAATATCGCACAGTCCAGTGATACCGATAAGGGAAGCAAAAAGGTAAAATGTGATGGTAATCCGATTTGTCTGAAAGACTCAATTTTTAAAACCTCCACAGGTGATGAAGCAGGTTCCAACAAAGGAGTCGCGTCAGGCAAAACAAAAGGTAAAGCAGAGTTTGTTAATTACTCCATGAACGTGAAGGTTGAGGGTAAAAATGTTGCCAGAGCAATGGATATGATGCTCCATAACGATAAAAACACTCCCCCGGTGCCGCTGCTTCAACCGCCGATTATTGTTATCGCCATTGATGACAAACCCAAGTGTTTGTGTTGCGGGAAGGAGTTTTGATATGACGGATGATTATAAAAAACGTAAAGCTAAATATGAAAAATTTGTCAAAACCTATAACGAGGCAAAAACTGCATTAAATAAAGCAAAAGAAAAAGAGTTTGAGCATGTTCTTACCATAGACACTAACTATGGGAATTTCATAAGAAATGAAGATCACAGAGCAAACTGTTATTTTCATATAAAATCTGATACGAAACGGCAAGGTATTTACAACAAATGTTCAGATGAATCTTACAAATTTAATTATGCACCATACACTGATGAAGCTTTAGGCAAAGTTGTTTACAATTACCTCTATCGCAGCAGACCGTGGGGAAATCAACACCACCACATGTTATGCGTTGAGGTGTTCACTGAGGGTGAGAAGCGATTTGACAAAGAACAGATGGCACTGTTAAAAAAAGTACCTTACTCGGTTAATCGCGGGGAAAATATGATTATTCTCCCAGAAATGGAGAAACACTGTGCAGTACATAATTTGCCATGTCATAGTGGATCCCATACCAAGTACAATGACCTTGTATCGGGCAAGATGGAAGGGGTAAAAAGGGCTTTGGAAAAAATGAAAACAAAACCCTGTGATGGCGAAACCCTCCCAACCGACAAAGTATTAAATGAACTTACAAAACTTGAAAAAGCACAATGGGATTGGCATATTGCTAAAGGAAAAAACAGTACTAAGAGTGTAAGTGACCATGCAAAAGACGACCTTGAAGCAGAGAAAAATAAAAAAGGGAGAAGTAAATCATGAACAAAGATTACTGGGTTTGGATGTACTCAACAAACGAAGATACGGCAATTGTTACCCATCTTCCAGAGGGTTTTAGCTCAATGAAATGGAAGCTGTGTAAAGGTGTATCCTGCAAAGACTGGTTTCCTGAAAACCTCGTGTTAGAGTTAAACCCACAACGGGGGAAGATCATCACCGATGCGATACACAACCTATTGGGTTTACACATTGTGAATGAAAAGTTGAAATCGATTCTTGAGACATCAAATGCAGAGTGGGAATTTTTTCCCGTGATGATTAAAAATCACAAAGGGAAAATCATGAAAGAACCATACTACATTGCGAATCTTCTTGGAAAAATATTCTGTGTAGACAGAGAGAAATCTATCTGTGAAGAAGATAGCTTCGAAGAAGGCCAATTAGACCTTTATGACAAACTTGTTCTTGACCAATCCAAGATTCCAGAATCGGTGGATTTTTTCAGGCTCGGAGAAACTCCCCGGGTGGTAATCGCTTCAGATTCAATTACAGACAAAATCATTGTAGACAATGGTTGTAAAGGTCCATTCTTCTCCCATTACGAAGACTGGGACGGGTTTGGGGTTTAAATGGGAAATTCAACAAATGTTCAGATGAATCTTACAAATTTAATTATGCACCATACACAGATAAAGCTTTAGGCAAAGTTGTTTACAATTACCTCTATCGCAGCAGACCGTGGGGAAATCAACACCACCACATGTTATGCGTTGAGGTGTTCACTGAGGGTGAGAAGCGTTTTAACAAAGAACAGATGGCACTGTTAAAAAAAGTACCTTACTCGGTTAATCGCGGGGAAAATATGATTATTCTCCCAGAAATGGAGAAACACTGTGCAGTGCATAATTTACCATGTCATAGTGGATCCCATACCAAGTACAATGACCTTGTATCGGGCAAGATGGATGGGGTAAAAGATGCTTTGGAAAAAATGAAAACAAAACCCTGTGATGGCGAAACCCTCCCAACCGACAACGTGTTAGCTCAACTTACAAAACTTGAGAATAAATTTTGGAAATGGCATGTTAATAAAGGAAAAAACAGTACTAAGAGTGTAAGTGACCATGCAAAAGACGACCTTGATGCAGAGAAAAATAAAAAAAGGAGAAATAAATAATGAACAAAGATTACTGGGTTTGGATGTACGATACAAACGAAGATACGGCAATTGTTACCCATGATCCAGAGGGTTTTAGCTCAATGAGCTGGAAGCTGTGTAAAGGTGTATCCTGCAAAGACTGGTTTCCTGAAAACCTCGTGTTAGAGTTAAACCCACAACGGGGAAAGATCATCACCGATGCGATACACAATATCGTAGGCTTACACATTGTAAATGAAAAGTTGAAATCGATTCTTGAGACATCAAATGCAGAGTGGGAATTTTTCCCCGTGATGATTAAAAATCACAAAGGGAAAATAATGAAAGAACCATACTACATTGCGAATCTTCTTGGAAAAATATTCTGTGTAGACAGAGAGAAATCTATCTGTGAAGAAGATAGCTTCAAAGAAGGCCAATTAGACCTTTATGACAAACTTGTTCTTGACCAATCCAAGATTCCAGAATCGGTGGATTTTTTCAGGCTCGGAGAAACTCCGCGGGTGGTAATCGCTTCAGATTCAATTACAGACAAAATCAAAATAACAGAAGGGTGTACAGGTCCTTATTACTGTCATTACGAAGACTGGGACGGGTTTGGGGTTTAAATGGGAAATTCAATAATCTCTTATTCAGTGTTAATAAGCAACTACTCTTATCGTGAAGAGCTCTTTCAAAAACGTTCTCAACACACGTACGACGATGAGGCAGATTACCTGAAAACGCTTCAAAAACTGACGTTGGACTCTTACCGTTGTGGAATAGCACAACTGTTCTATCATGGAGATGTCGCCAGGCTCCAGGAACAGTTTAAAAAAGCAGGAGAGTATCGCCAAAAGCTCGATACCCTTGTTGCAGATAAACCACCGCAACTCCGCTGGTATTCACTAACAAGTCAGTTCCTTCCGCTTCTGGCCGTCTTTTGTACTGAGGGTATTTCTGCAGTGCAAAAACTTGGGCTTACTCAGTTTCCTTATCTACCAAACTATGAGTACGAGGAGGATTTTACCATTGGAAAATTCTTCTATACAGTACTTAATGATGGTGGAATTGTTTCTGAGTCTTTTGCAGAAACTCTTTTGGAAGAACTCAAGGAGCTCGATGAACAGGACACCACTCGCTATGCACTCATACTGGCATTAAAAGAGAGAGAATCTGCGGAATTTGACGCTGCAATGAAAACACTGCTTCAGGAACATGCAGATTTTTTCAGTGCAATGGAAGGAACAATGTCCTGCGATAAGGAAGCATACTCAACCGAACGAATGCTCTCCATTGAAGGATGGGCATGGATTAAAATTGCTCGTTTGAACGGATTAGATGTTTCTTCAGACTATTTTGCAATCCCACAACTCATCAGGCATCTGGTATAATTATGAGCATTGCAACTACCGCCTTTGGATTGGTATCCTCTGTTGCTCATATTGGAGATTACAATTAATAATATATAAACATTAGGTTATTACTTCGACAAATAAAACTGCATAAGAGAGTGTTTGAGTTTCATTACTTTTTTTAGAGTCCAGCGCTAAGAAGCGCTGTTTCAAAAAACAATTGGGGCCTTCAGCCCCAAACCCCGACCTACTTTCTTTCCAAGGCCAAAGAAAGTAGGCAAAGAACGCCTTGGGAGCCCCACACTGGCTCCAATATTCGCCAGTGATTGGGGGGCGGATTTGTACCCGATAGTTTTTTTTAGGAGCTTACTGCCGTTTGCCCTGTGAAATAGATGGAGAAAATTTTTATGCAAGTTTAATTGCCGGAGTAATAGTATGTAATTAAATCAGGTATGAGTACCGAAGATTTTTAGGTTTTCATGAGGATGTGAAACGATCAGCCGTCTTTTCAGGCGATTGGCAGAATTTCGCCCGAATACCGCCGCAAACTCTCTCAGTTTTGTAGCAATAACTTCCTCTTTTGCATGATTTTTTCCCTTAAATATCGCCAGCTCTGTTCTTTTTTTGGCAAACAGGTGGAGCTTGTCATAAATGTAGGCCTTTGCCAGATGAATTATGGTAACCTCTGGTGATTTAGCTGACCAATGGCCTAAAAATTCCAAAGCCTCATCAAAACGGCAAAGAGTGCAAAGGTGGTATGCTCTGATTATGGCTTCTGTTCGATTCAGATTTTTTTCCATTCTCAACAATCTTGTTCTGAGAAAGTCAACGGATGCATTACTGGATGTTTCATAAAGGTGAATCAAACGGTGAAGCCCCTGGATATTGGAAGGATCTCTTTGGAGCAGATTTTTCAGACAATTCTCATAAGAGCACATGTCCTGATTTTTTTCATACAGATCAGCCAACATAAGGTGAGAGTAATAGTTGCCCGGAGCGACATTGATTTCCTGCTCAAGACAGCGTATAGCCATTTCAGTATTACCTACACTCATATACGATGCAGCGAGACTGTGATAGGGAGATGCAAACTGGTCATCTACAATTATAGAGCGCTTAAACCAGAGTATACTCTCCTCAAACCTCCCTGCGTACTGAAAAATCTGCCCGGTTAACAGATAGATCTGGGCCAGATCCCTGCTGATTTCCTCACTCTTATTTCTGAGCGATTCAAAAAATGTTGCAAGCTTATGCAGCTCGTCAACCCCATTCTCCACATTACCATGCTCACACTGATAATAAAGCAGATCCTCTATCTCTTCGGCCAAATCCTCATAGGAGCACTTCTGTTCAATGACTCTTCCGATGAGCTCTGAGAGTAAAGCGAGAGGCTCTGCAGCTCTCCCTCTGAAGAGCGAAATATTCCCCCCTTCTTTTCTGATCTTCTCCCTATCGTCGCAGCAATTCATAAGGCACCCTTGTGTCTTGTAATCAAACGTGCAGACCATCTTACAGATACTCACATTTTACCGTTTAAACCCGGGCAGATCAACCAAATCATCGTATCTCACTGATCATCCTCCAGATCTAACACTGAACGAAGCGTGTTGAGCTTACCTGAAAGAGTCCTGTTATCAATGAAAATTTTCACCGGTTCAGATAAGGCCCTGGCCCCCTGAGCGATACTTTCCCGCGATCCGGTTGAAAATATAACCCAGTTAACTATATGATAATACCCTCTTGGAACATTTCTCACAGTAAGGCGATATCCGCTTTCACCTATTCCTCCCCTTGAAGAGGGCTTGCGGAAAACAAAGCCGCTTCCTTCGAGAAGAGAACTGTCCATGGTAGTCTGAAGCAGCCACCCGTAACCGCTGGAACCATTTGTTACTGTAAACAATTCCTGATCGGGATTGAGTTCAAGCAGAGTATCGGTTGTCCCCGCAGAAAACGGTCTGGCGAAACCGATTTGTGGGATTTTGAATGTGAAATGATTTCCCTGAGCCCCCATTACAGGGGTCATTTCAATATATGCCTGACTGAAAAACGATCTGAACCTGAAAGGTACATGTACATTCACAGGCACTTTCACCATCTGAGGGTAGCAGATCTGATCCACAGCCGCGCGGCTCCCCTTCACTCCCATCCCGAGATTGAGGTGAAAATCCCCCCTTCTGATAAGGCGAACAGGACCAACTTTGTACCTGCGCACCACACAGACGATATTTTCCTCATCATACCTGATAGGGATAAGCCCCCAAAGAGCTCTGAACAGTATATCGACCCTTAACTCCTCTGTCAGATCGATAAACTCACCAGTTTCAAAATCAAGAACTCCCGCGCGGTTGAAATGAAACCGGTCCATAGCAAAATCGGCGTAAAAGTAAGGGGTTTTGAGAGACTGGGTCTTGTGATCGTATCGTATGTAGGTAACCGGTGATTTTTCAACCGTGGTGT
Above is a genomic segment from Chitinispirillum alkaliphilum containing:
- a CDS encoding UV DNA damage endonuclease; the protein is MKIGYPCLNNSVGCSSSSTFRLASYSEERLKTTVQNNLDCLEKILHFNIKENLKFFRIGSGIVPFASHSCCNFDWRSSFEKQLENIGDLIKFGGMRISMHPDQFVVLNSTKKNVVDSSIAEIEYHCAFIDSLNLPPDAKIQIHLGGVYGDKPAALIRFIDVVNSLSKHVRKRLVVENDDRLFDINDCLFVNRETALPVLFDSFHHLCNGGGVTMENALVGAASTWGKEDGIPMIDYSSQLPGGRCGSHIRSIDLNDFASFMGVVEKCKLDPDIMLEIKDKEASALIAQKWLKENRFL